In Brevibacterium spongiae, a single genomic region encodes these proteins:
- a CDS encoding DUF6668 family protein, whose translation MTSNPFIPQPAEAPPQEVDVADDLFGDRITMSGPETPEAINATAPATEPWTRQEVTDWAPVVVMGLHGGAGTSTVASFFGDQATDVGLGWPIAGGWTRPRPELNVVAVCRNHRAGIEAGMEFAKQWASGSLQDSRLLGIVIVDDGPKLLEAQKKATKRLGQMTPHGWHVPWIEEWRISPPDTQRLPRRIKQTMKKILSLTETKEKK comes from the coding sequence ATGACCAGCAATCCGTTCATTCCGCAGCCGGCGGAAGCGCCACCGCAGGAGGTGGATGTCGCCGACGATCTGTTCGGTGACCGCATCACCATGAGTGGACCGGAAACCCCTGAGGCCATCAACGCGACTGCTCCTGCAACGGAGCCGTGGACTCGTCAAGAGGTCACCGATTGGGCACCGGTTGTTGTCATGGGCCTCCACGGCGGGGCCGGAACTTCGACGGTGGCGAGCTTCTTCGGAGACCAGGCCACAGACGTGGGACTCGGTTGGCCGATCGCGGGAGGTTGGACACGACCGAGGCCCGAACTCAACGTGGTGGCCGTCTGCCGTAATCACCGCGCAGGCATTGAAGCGGGGATGGAATTCGCCAAACAGTGGGCGAGTGGGTCACTGCAAGATTCACGCCTCCTCGGGATCGTGATCGTCGATGACGGCCCGAAACTGCTGGAGGCACAGAAGAAGGCGACGAAACGACTTGGGCAGATGACTCCACACGGTTGGCATGTGCCCTGGATCGAGGAATGGCGGATCAGCCCTCCCGATACTCAGCGGCTCCCGCGCCGCATCAAGCAGACCATGAAGAAGATCCTGTCGCTGACAGAAACTAAGGAGAAGAAGTAA
- a CDS encoding D-alanyl-D-alanine carboxypeptidase family protein, whose protein sequence is MKKAVVGVIAIILVIPLLVVILFSGGGCADGAEPGPSDPGLKDDAIGNGADQIPEKAVPWAEKAANSGKYRYSVAFVAADMFAESGFDPAAAVGDSNGGTKGLTQINNANWKHIYGHDWNADEDGNGTPDIEDPLIHAEYAAKLWDEQIDQIHKFKKDNPDSGAAEASDLELLLVAHNAGFGRVESYPDIPDSTRNTYIPKITKWAKRWGGLDIKKTNVGGQPKGVDAQAGGDVVRPQKNSDLNLGPVKPHVQEAAEVISEEFGITDIGGYRSSGSRDPNGHPAGLAIDVMVPLDGKGKKQGDEVAKYVIDNHKELNVKYLIWYQRIMNVDRGETKWRGMDDRGSDTQNHKDHVHISFNASDDGDPGEAKGGGSVDLPDECPAGGGDDAPKGGKNKPGPWGGHDNGRIPTDELKAIPWAKDEYLRSDATDSLIKMNNDFKKKFGTDMGITDAYRDYEEQEYLYKTKPPGMAATPGKSNHGWALAVDYGTGINRFGTPQHKWMKDNAGKYGWQHPEWAREGQKNAEAWHWEYYGLDK, encoded by the coding sequence ATGAAGAAAGCCGTCGTCGGAGTCATCGCGATCATCCTCGTCATCCCCCTGCTCGTCGTCATCCTCTTCAGCGGTGGCGGCTGCGCAGACGGGGCCGAGCCTGGACCGTCCGACCCTGGACTCAAAGACGATGCCATCGGCAACGGTGCCGATCAGATCCCGGAAAAGGCAGTCCCATGGGCGGAGAAGGCCGCGAACTCGGGTAAGTATCGCTACTCTGTCGCGTTCGTCGCGGCAGACATGTTCGCGGAGTCTGGATTCGACCCGGCAGCGGCAGTGGGTGACTCCAACGGCGGCACAAAGGGTCTGACGCAGATCAACAACGCCAATTGGAAGCACATCTATGGGCACGATTGGAACGCTGACGAAGACGGCAACGGCACGCCGGATATTGAAGATCCACTGATTCACGCCGAGTACGCGGCGAAGCTCTGGGACGAGCAGATCGACCAGATTCACAAGTTCAAGAAGGACAACCCCGATTCCGGTGCGGCGGAAGCCTCGGACCTCGAGCTACTGCTGGTCGCGCACAACGCCGGCTTCGGGCGAGTGGAGAGCTACCCGGACATTCCGGACTCCACCCGCAATACATACATTCCCAAGATCACGAAGTGGGCGAAACGGTGGGGCGGCCTCGATATTAAGAAGACCAACGTCGGCGGACAGCCGAAAGGCGTCGACGCACAGGCCGGCGGTGATGTCGTCCGACCGCAGAAGAACAGCGATCTCAACCTCGGACCGGTCAAACCGCACGTGCAGGAAGCCGCCGAGGTCATCTCGGAAGAATTCGGGATCACCGACATTGGAGGATACCGCTCCAGTGGCTCACGAGACCCGAACGGTCACCCTGCTGGCCTGGCGATCGACGTCATGGTCCCCCTCGACGGTAAAGGTAAGAAGCAAGGCGATGAGGTCGCCAAGTACGTCATCGACAACCACAAGGAACTCAACGTTAAGTACCTCATCTGGTACCAGCGGATCATGAACGTCGACCGTGGAGAGACGAAGTGGCGAGGCATGGATGACCGTGGGTCCGACACTCAGAACCACAAGGACCACGTGCACATTTCCTTCAACGCTAGTGACGATGGCGACCCCGGTGAGGCCAAGGGCGGCGGAAGCGTTGACCTGCCCGACGAATGCCCCGCAGGCGGCGGTGACGATGCGCCCAAGGGCGGGAAGAACAAGCCCGGACCGTGGGGTGGACACGACAACGGCCGCATCCCCACCGACGAGCTCAAAGCAATCCCTTGGGCTAAGGATGAGTATCTGCGTTCCGATGCCACGGACTCATTGATCAAAATGAACAACGACTTCAAAAAGAAGTTCGGTACCGACATGGGCATTACCGATGCCTACCGTGACTATGAGGAACAGGAATACCTCTACAAGACCAAACCGCCGGGCATGGCGGCCACACCCGGTAAATCAAACCATGGTTGGGCGCTGGCCGTTGACTACGGAACCGGAATCAACCGTTTCGGCACGCCTCAGCACAAGTGGATGAAAGACAATGCCGGTAAGTACGGGTGGCAGCACCCGGAATGGGCACGTGAGGGGCAGAAGAACGCTGAAGCCTGGCACTGGGAATACTACGGACTGGACAAATGA